From Musa acuminata AAA Group cultivar baxijiao chromosome BXJ3-8, Cavendish_Baxijiao_AAA, whole genome shotgun sequence, one genomic window encodes:
- the LOC135644293 gene encoding uncharacterized protein LOC135644293 — translation MEKAKQREREHEIVYERKLLKERSKDDHLFADKEKFVTNAYKKKLAEHEKWLDEERLRQIREERDDVTKKSDLRDFYFGLGENVAFGAQSEDATKRKEQKPPGGTSAVPEHGPTEKNAQTDYTRDTEKDDTQAKTSSHTQNNSEQAAKLTTSDVTVKDYDDGDKLAALDQSTERYTKGDDALASARERFSNSKESKTAVGKQLFRLYLALISGVKIGIL, via the exons ATGGAGAAAGCAAAACAACGTGAGCGGGAACATGAAATTGTATATGAGAGGAAGCTGCTGAAAGAGAGGAGCAAGGATGATCACCTTTTTGCAGATAAGGAAAAGTTTGTAACCAATGCCTACAAGAAAAAGCTAGCAGAACATGAAAAATGGTTGGACGAAGAGAGGCTCCGCCAAATTCGTGAAGAAAGAGATGAT GTAACCAAGAAGAGTGACTTGCGTGATTTTTACTTTGGGCTCGGTGAGAATGTAGCTTTTGGTGCTCAGTCAGAAGATGCCACAAAACGGAAGGAACAAAAGCCACCCGGAGGCACTTCAGCGGTACCTGAACATGGCCCTACTGAGAAGAATGCACAGACAGATTATACTCGAGATACAGAGAAAGATGATACTCAAGCCAAGACTTCTAGTCATACACAGAACAACTCTGAACAAGCTGCAAAGTTAACAACATCAGATGTTACTGTAAAAGATTACGATGATGGTGATAAATTGGCAGCTTTGGATCAATCAACTGAACGTTACACGAAAGGTGATGACGCATTGGCTTCAGCAAGAGAGCGTTTTTCTAACTCGAAAGAGAGCAAGACAGCAGTTGGAAAGCAGTTGTTTCGTCTCTATTTAGCACTTATATCTGGAGTTAAAATTGGTATTCTCTAA